From a region of the Lactuca sativa cultivar Salinas chromosome 4, Lsat_Salinas_v11, whole genome shotgun sequence genome:
- the LOC111901887 gene encoding uncharacterized protein LOC111901887: MTYHMKKEEVTLTKLQGLLRTAESGLKGKAIASTLTVAALVLAIGRGKGKEMKAPSKNHKGKSHDGSSSNGSKGKGGFVAPSFDPKEAEYFHCHGKWHLKRSCPKYL; the protein is encoded by the coding sequence atgacttatcatatgaaaaaGGAGGAAGTCACCTTGACCAAACTTCAAGGTCTGTTAAGAACTGCTGAAAGTGGGTTAAAAGGAAAAGCTATCGCATCCACTCTTACTGTTGCTGCCCTAGTATTGGCTATTGGACGTGGGAAAGGGAAGGAGATGAAAGCTCCCTCTAAgaatcacaagggaaagtctcatgatggatcttcttcaaatGGATCCAAAGGAAAAGGTGGTTTTGTTGCTCCTTCGTTTGATCCAAAAGAAGCAGAGTACTTCCACTGTCATGGAAAATGGCATTtgaaacgaagctgcccaaaatacttgtag